CCTGAAAGCAGTTTTCTCCGAGTCCTTTAGCGCCATTTGAATCTGGTTGTATCTGCTGAATCCATCCATGAAGGAAAACATGGCATTTCTTGCTGCAGAGTCTATTAACAAGTCCATGTTTGGCAACAAAAATTCATCTTTCGAGTAGGCTCGGTTGAGATTTCTAAAGTCTACACAACACCTTATCagaccattcttcttttttactagTACAATATTGGACAACCATCGTAGGTGACAGATGGGCTTAATGAAACCAGCAGCCAGCAGTTTTTGCACCTCATTTGCTATTTGCTCTTCTATTTCGGTATGAAACACCTTAGCAGGCTGAGCCACTAGCTTAGCCTCAAGATCCATGTTAAGCGTATGCACCACCAGTCCGAAGTCCAACCTAGGCATCTCGCTGTAGTCCCATGTGAAGACGTCCTTGAATTCTTTCAACAACAATATTAATTCTGACTTTTCTTCCTCTAATAGTTTTGAACTAATTGAGATGGGTCTTGGCTCCCATGGATCAATTCCCAGGTTAACTTCTTCTAATCCTTCTTCTACTACTACCTATGTATCCTTTTCTATTGTAATTTCCTCCTCTTTCTCTATATTACTTTCTTCCTCCGAACTTTATTACTTTCTTCCTCTGAACTTTCTTGAGTCACACAGCACACCAAGCTTTTATGCCCCTTTGCATACCGCATGCGGGCCCTGCGCACCTTTATAACTTGTAGATGATTCTGCCATTAGGGGTTTGGACCTCGACGCATTGCGATGCATCATCTGATTCCAAAATGGgtgcttctttccttttctttatctATATTAATAGTCTCCTTAGATTAGGCTCTGAGTCATTTTAACGTCTTCCCACCTAGGAACAAAGGTGCCTTGTGATTTTGACACTGAGCTTTCCCTAGATGACGCCCACTTATCGTAGAACATAATTTCTACTAGATGAGTCTCCGCTTGTTCAAGGGCGACAAGTTTTCTGCTATTTGTATCATCCTATCGTTCAACCTTCCTTTTACACACTGATGGTAAGTGGATGGGACCAATTGATGCTTATGCAACCACGGTCTTCCTAATAGTATGTGGTATGAGACCTCTGTTTTTACCTTGTGGAAGCGAGCCAAAGAGGCTATTGGCCCCACTTTCAACCCAACTAAATGTGGCCTAAAGTATACTCACCTCTTCCCCCAAATCCTGTTACTTCCATTAGGCATCATTATATCTTTTTCTCTGAAATTCCTACCACTTGTAATGTACTCAGCGGGATGAGGTTTACGAAAGCACCCGTATCCACAAAGGCTCTGTTGATGGGGATTTGATTTATGAATGCCGCCAAGTAGAGGGGCTTCCTATGATCTGAATACCCCACTTCCATATCTTCATCACTAAAAGTGATCTCGTTTGCCTTTTGTAAGAGGGCACTGTCATCTGTGGCTTTTGCTGTCAAGCACTCTATTCCTGCCCCTGAAGCAATGCTCACCAATGCCTCTATGGCAATCATTCACTCATTTACTGTGAGCCCCAATTGGTCAAACAAGTTCTTGAACTTGGAACTTTTTTCCAATGTGGTAATCGCTGCGGCAGGCAGGGCTGGCCTTTCCTCCTCGTCTTCCCCTAGATCTGCGCAAATGACAACTGTTGCTACTCCCTTCCCCTTGTGATTCAGGAATGGGTTCCTTGGACTTCCGGCTAAGATAACTCTAGAGTTCCTTCTTTGATTCTTCAATGCACCAGTCTGCAGAATGCCCAGCATTTTGTAGTAGAATGTTGCACATAATTGTGCAAGTGACGGAAACGCGAGTCTCTCCACTCTTCTCTAGTGGGTTCTCTAGAAATTTGGTTAGGCTTAAAGACTCCATTTGCAATCCATATATAGCTCCTTTGGGGTACACGATAGCGATAGAAGGGTCTCATACTCCATCCCGATGGACGCTGGTGGACGCTGCCATGGCTTGTGGAGTGTTTCTCCATTCTTTAGGCCTATCAGAGCTTGGCCTTATTAATTGGGTAGTCTTTCTGGCTTTCTACAACAACTATGCGAACTGTGAGATTTCTAGATTCTTTAGAACAACTCTGTATTCCCTGATCATGTTACCCATACACATTTCTACTAATATATTTTCTTCACAATGGTCATAGTAGTCAAGTGCTATATCTCTGAACCTTTTGACTTATTCCATCAAATCTTCGTCACTTCTTTGCTTAGTTGCTTGCAAAGTCGTGAGCGTTACTGTCTCTTCTCCATGAAAGTATTTAGTACAAAATACGTCCACCATGTTATCCCAAGTTAGGATTTACCCTAGTTTCAAACCAATGTACCAAGTGTACACACAGTCACACAGCAATTTGGAAAATTTCTGAAGACACAGGTCCTCATCTGCCGCATAAAGGCCAAGGGTATCAATAAACTTGCTCACATGTTCGATGACACTTCCCTTTCTGCCGTCATATTGTGCAAAAGTTCATGGCCCATACCTCTCAGGGTATGGCTTGCTGAGCAGTTTCAGTGGATAAGGAGGTCTTCGCACGTAAAACCTTTCCTTAGGCAGTTTAGCCCTTTCATGCTCTAGGAGCACTGTAACTTCAGCCATAGTGATGAAACACTATCCCGTATTCTGCAGAGCACCTCTGATTTGGGTCTCCTCTTTATTTGCTGCATGCTCTGGGTTGTGCTAGCTCCCTTTTTCTTCGTCTTATCCAGCTTCATTTAGCGGATTTCTTCCATCATCTGCTGCTACGAATGTTGCAATGATTGCAACACCTTGATAAAAATGTTGGCATTGTCAGTGGGGACCCTTTTCTGTTGTTGAGGTTCAACCCCTGCTCTGTTGTCACTTTCCTCCTGATTGGGCTGGTATTGGTGGGGCGTTGTTGGCCTTGACTTTGCCTGTGAGGGCACGATACTCATGTTTCGCGTTGCCTTTGATCTCGAGGGCATAGCTTGCAAGCAGCAGCGGAgccagaaatttttgtttgggggggccaagttgcaacactaatatatttatcaagacaaccccatacacacacataaatacacatgttttttttattatatacacacacctttttatttgataagttatatatatacacacacccaacaaaaaaagagattaatattttcaatcaaaattatgtttgatggctatctttcataaaattaataaaatacattttcacaattttcatagtgaaattcttaaaaagtttcattttctataaaaattatcaaattttatactaatgtaaataaaattattcaattgaactaatgtaattttcaaacacaagaatgatccaaaacttgagGAACAAATTaggctccaaacatatttgaagttattttgttttgaccaATTGTGTGGCaactaaagagacatttcatgtgtagttttagtgacaataattttttaatgagtcaatgacttgttaatcgccacataacatgttgaaaaagataaatttaaacatgtttggtgccaaactttttcaaatatttaacagatataaaaacacattttacaataaaaaatagaattgcaaaaaataaagttatgtctctataactattagaccattttttttttttaaatcatcattggactaattcaaatatttagggggggccaactcttatttttgtagactaaattttgaaaacattaaaataattatatatatatttttaaaaatttcaaaattttgggggggccatggcccccccaccCTTCAACATGGCTCCGCCCATGCTTGCAAGGGCTTTTGTCTACTTTCCCTATCTTTTTCCCAAATCCCTAGTGGAGTCGCCAATTTAaatgtggtgggcctttttttttttttttttttttttttgcaactctAGAATGGACTATCTCCTACCACACAACGGCCCAATAGTTTTGGTGTAGGAGAGTCAGGACTGGCTTAATTGCAACAGACCCCAAGCAAGCTTGTACACGTGCCCACGGCAAAGGATGCTGTTACCAAAAAAAGAGATATGGAAGGTAAGTAATATgacaaaaataagaagaatgTGCTTACTATCAGCCAAAAACTAAATCATTTTCTTAGTAAATGAGGAAATAATACAGTGATATAAATGCAGCAGGAATGAgttaataacaacaataaaaagaaaaggaaataatatTAATGCTTgatcaacaaaagaaagaaaaattagtaTGTCATGCTTGATTTCTCAATGGAGTCAAGTTTAAGAAGGGAACCACTCTTCAATGTAGGCAATCTCATAGGGAAGTCCTGCCATAGAAATTGCCCACTTTGAGAGAATGGGCCTAGATGGCTTATTCTCGAATTCCTTAATCCTCATTAGAGAGCAAGCTATTAGAGAGAAAGGAGGGAATAGCCTATTGGTCAATGCCCACCATCACACTCTTGCTCACcctctatttttcctttctaattcctttttcctttctaaGTTTCATgttttctctcttatctttCACCCCTTTTCTTActtgtttttctcttgtttATCTCTCTGTGTTTTCCTTCCCCCTTCTTTTGTACTCCTTCTTTGTCCTTAGTGTGCATAGCTAAGGCCTTTTTTATACTACCTACCATGACAAGTTTTTACTGTTTTATCCCTTAACTACTTTTGTCCTAATATAGATGTCCTTCCTAGACCACCCACTGGTCTGTCAACTACCCAGCCATCACCACTTACCTGTACTAGCCGTACCACATTCcattcctagacaaaagagttttattttgttttcttgccCTCTGTGGCATTCCCATCTGAATAAGGGTGGTCATTCTCTCTTGCTAACCCcaatggcatgcacctagtggttctaGCTTATCTTTCCCTCTTTCGGGTGGTAtctcatcccagcaggacacttcccccaaaagagcttaAGCAGGAACCCTTAAATAGGCTCCTCCCTTCTCCCCACCACTTGATCATACCCTCTCATAGCTCTGACCCATGGTCCACCACTCCTGTATTAACTATATACAAGTGGGTGATGCCTGAGCCTTGTGCGTGCTCCACTTCCATTTGTGTCCATAGCTTGTCTGTTGTTCATGCATTTGCCATGACCTGGAGGCTCATTTGGCCTTTGCTGCACATTCTGCTACTCATTCTTAACCTCTTATGGCATGGATGAGTCACTGGGTTTTCATTCTTTATATCTTGCTTCCTCCCTGGGCTAGGTCTTGCTTGGGCATGGACATTTCCTTCTTCAATCCAATCCATATCCTCTTTGTGGGTCGGCTGACACCTTTGCCATGTCACCTCTTTGTTTCTACCATGTTATCATTTGACTTGTGCTTACTGGGCCTCTTTTGGGCTTGTTATACACTTTCCTTCTGTTCAGTTCCAGTAGCCCAATACTATTGTTGGGCTTGTACTCACGCTatttttgggcttccttggcccatttcatCCCTTTAGGGCTTCCTTGGTCCATTttattcctttgggcatcctcggCCCATTTCATTTCCTCGGGCATCCCCAACCCATTCCAATCCttcattcccatgggcttttgctAAGTTTTTTGGGCCTCCCCGGCCCAAATTACCATATCCTTTACTTTCGGGGTTTATAGGCTTTTCCACCAAGCCCATTTACTTAGTTCCTTCCTTTGGGCTCCTTCACCCATCTTTGCTTGCTTTCCATTTTTCATAATTCTCATGGgtttacttctttctttgggcTCTCTTGGGCCCGCTTGCTTCTTTTAGGGCCTTTTGAATATCTTATAGTTAGACCATTATTCTTGCCATTTGGGTTTAATGGTTTTCTTTTCACTTTGCTAATTCTTCTCCCTTATTGTCTCCCATattgttgggttttttcttgTTATTAGGCCTTCTTGCCAAAGTGGACATCAACACATGTTGATAGACTAGACCATATATGATAAAGTATATTATTTGAAACCATGTGTTGTTAAGTCAAATTAGACCCAAATCGCACGCAGGTAAAAGATTGGGTTTTAAGTAACCCTACTTATTTGATCTAGTTGAGATAAGATAGAAGGCTTAATACAAGCCTATTTTAAACATTCAacaatatttgactttttatgGCTGAATCAAGCATTATTTGACTTGTTTGAGTGGGATCACATTGCAATTTGCCTTGACTTGCCCTGGCACTAGATCTCAAAGCTTCCGTCAGCTACTACATCATTCCAACACAAAAACGTAGACATTAGACCGCCACACCCTATAAATCAACCCTTTTTTCAGCATCAAATTTCTCACACATGCACCACCATTCTCTCACCTTCCAAAATGGGCAGTGCAAGTAggcctcttctctctctcctctgctTCAACCTTCTCATCTCCTCTACTTTCTCAGAGCTCTGCAACCCACAAGACAAAAAAGTCTTGCTCCAAATCAAACAAGCCTTCAACAACCCCTACGTCCTTACCTCTTGGAAAACAAACACCGATTGCTGTACTGACTGGTGTTGTGTCACATGTGACTCCACCTCTCACCGCATCAACTCCCTCACCATCACTGCTGACAACCAGCTCTCTGGCCAAATCCCACCTGAAGTTGGTGACCTTCCATACCTCGAAACCCTTGAATTCCACAAACAACCCAACGTCACTGGTACTATTCAACCTGCCATTGTCAATCTCAAACACCTCAACTTCCTCGGACTCAGCTGGCTTAATCTCACTGGCCCAATTCCTGATTTCGTCAGCAAACTCAAAAACCTCACTTCCATTGACTTCTCattcaaccaactctctggctcAATCCCACCCTCACTTTCGGAGCTTCCAAAGCTCGGTTGACTTCGCTTGGACCGTAACAAACTCTCCGGACCACTCCCCTATTCTTTCGGCAATTTTCCTCAGGGACTATACCTGTTCCTATCTCACAACCAACTAACCGGTCCAGTCCCAACCTCGCTCGCCCACATGGACTTTGGCTCTATTGATTTGTCGCGAAACAAACTCGAAGGCGATGCATCTGTGGTTTTCGGATCGAGCAAGACGACAGAGATCGTGGACTTGTCGAGGAACTTGTTGGAGTTTAATCTGTCAAAGGTTGTGCTCCCCAAGAGTTTGACTTCTTTGGATCTTAACCACAATAAGATCTTTGGAGGTCTTCCTGTTGAGTTGACCAAATTGAATTTGCAATACTTGAATGTGAGTTATAATAGGCTTTGTGGTCAGATTCCAGTGGGTGGTAAATTGCAAAGCTTCGATTATTCGAATTATTTCCACAACCGGTGCTTGTGTGGCTCTCCACTTCCAAGCTGCAAGTGATCTTATAATGGATTTGCACAGAAACTGAAGTGGGTCTCtctgtaattttcaatttactactactactacaatGTACTAAGTTTTTCAAAAGCTGTAGTATCTAGTAATAAGTTTGCTTTATTGCAAATTTAGTAAGATCGAGAACAGACAGGAGAACTACGTAATAAAAAAACATGTCCTTCGCCGCGTTGTGCTAAGAGATTAGGGAGCAGATTCGGTGTTTTACGTACAGCTAGGCACAGGTTTATCTTGTTACAGGAATTTATCCATTTTGAGaatatttaaaaacacaaatagtTGATGAGAGTCTTTGTAAGTTGTAGCTTAATTTCAAAAGCCGCGATTAGTTAGAGAACATGCCGCTTTCATGTTTAATGTTTAGTCGCGATGAGTGGTATTATCAAAAAGTAATAAGCTGGACTGTTCCCACGATATGCTCGTTTCTCTGCTACTCACACAACATGATTTTTCAACACGACATCTCACATTTCTTCTCCAATCTTCCTTTCGTTCTTCATCCTTCACCCCAGTCACGCCGACCGATCCGACGACGTCGTCCAACCCAAAGGCGGCCAGTACTCAGACCGGCAACGACCACAGCGAGACCTTGACCATAACCCCGAACACTTCATTCGTTGTTTGGGCTGTCACACCAAGGTAGGCccaccactctctctctctctgtccctgagacccccccaaaaaaaaaagtgcagtgCAGTCGGAGCCAACTAAAATGATAGTGACaatcacaaccaaaaaaaaaaaaagttcagtGCAGTCGGACCCAACTAAAATGATAGTGACAATGTAACATGTTTGCTAATTGTTGTAAGGTGGATCACTGATAAgaaaaagtaattattatttataacaaaaatgcaaaaatcaAGCTAGTTCTAGTTAGAGTGTGCCGAAGTGGGAGGAAGAGTTTTTGGCTTATGGATTTTggtcttttttgggttttctgaTGGGAGAAGATGAAAGTGAAGGAAGAGCAGGAGAACGCGGGCTGGGGTTCTGGTGTACTGGTAGCATAGGTCAAAGTGGGAtccggatcctctccatttctatttgaaatggAGAGTGTCCAGTTAAGAGACCAGATTCGcttaaaataaatcaaaggCTTAAACTGTGGCACGTCAATTAAAATTCAAGTCACTTAACTCTTCAAGTTCAACCCGAGTTAAACTCTTCAAGTTCACTGAATAGAAAAGCTTTGTGTTTACTCTGTGTTAACTctgttgaaaaagaaaaatgcataaCAAAGATGGACGCTAAGAACACAACCAGATTTGATGTGATCTGGTTTGGAAGATCAACTTGTGGATCTTTCCCTAGATTTGCTATAATATCAcctacctaaataaaaaatcaaagcaataGGCATGAGAGAGGCTGGGTTTTTGGGGCGTGGGGCTGAGGTTGTGAAGCCTAGTTTTGAAAAGAGCTTAGTTTTGGTAGAGTGTTCTTCTCTCCATCGGAACAATAGGCTCATTATGCTAATTACTAAACTTGCTGCCATTTTTGTAGAAAGCAACGAGAAAGAGTTTCTTGTTCAGGTACTTGAAAGCCAAATGAAAAATGATAGAGCTTTTTTTGAACTCCTGTGCTATTTGAATTCTTAagtcttaactcttaagccAAGCGTCcgtctctctcaaattttatttttttaatcttctgcCTTGGTTTATTTCTGTATCACCATGATATACCAAGTACATTAAAAGAACCCATGCCTATTGCTATAATATCCCCAGATTTgagcatcaaaaaaaaaaatatatccccAGATTTGCTATAATATCAcctacctaaataaaaaaatcaaagcaaatcTGGGGAAAGATCCACAAGTTCATCTTCCAAACCAGATCCCATCAAGTCACCGCCAATGACCATTGCCACCGCCACCAGCCCCAGCGAGCACAGCACTACCAGACCCGACCTCATCGACTTGGAGTGAGCCACCGTTCGCCCATGTCTACCTTGCAACCCCATCAAATCTAGTTTGTGTTCTTAGCGTCCATCTCTGttgtgcatttttctttttcaatagaGTTAACACAGAGCTTTTCTATTCAGTGAACTTGAAGAGTTAAGTTTGTTAACCCTGGTTGAACTTGAAGAGTTAAGTGGCTTGAATTTTAATTGATGTGGCACAATTTAAGCCTTAGATTTATTTTAAACAAATCTGGTCCCTTAACTGGACcctctccatttcaaatagaaatggagaggatccggaTCCGGAATTAAGGGAAGGGAAATTAGGAGGGCTTTGGATGAGGGaggttgtttggttgggaggagaAAGAGGAGGCAATTTTTGGTGGGCCAACTTTTTTAACTCAATGTTAAGttttggcaaaaatgcaaaactaaccTTTAACTTTCAccgtttttcattttagtcctctaactttcagttttgtcaattcagtcctctaactttcaatttttgtcaatacaGGGCTCCGTTACAACTCAGTTAATGGTTGCTGTTAGAACTCCTAAAACGACGCCATTCCCCTTCCCCTAAAACAAAAATGGCATTGAACAATCGATGACATCGTCGCCATGTAAACCTCTATGGCTCATCTTCATGATAATCCCGAAGGGCTTGAACGGTAATTTGGCCACAACCTTGCCTTCAAACAAGGAGTTGAGGAGCCCAAAAACAATGAAGAAAACAAGCGCGACCACCGCACCAGATTTGAACTTGATGAGAGAAAGGTCGCGACTGGATTCCTTGAGACTCGTCTCGACACGATCGATCTTCTTGGTCTTGGATTTCTTGTTGCTGATTTTGACTTTTGCAACAGAGGAGGAGGATGAGGAATTTGGGGTTTCGATTTTCATGGTCTCGAGTTTTTTGGCGGCTCGATTGAAGAGCGGAGGGATTTGTAGGAGTTGGTGTGGTAGATGAGGAGCCCAGagatgtttctttgttttgttttgattcaagGGAACGACGTTccccttatttttatttttttatagatttttcttattttattttaattctgaatttataaaaaaaaaaaaaaaaaatgcaaaacggCATCGTTTCAAAGTTCTAACGGCAACTACTAACTGAGTTGTAACGGAGCCCtgcattgacaaaaattgaaagttaaaggactgaattaacaaaactgaaagttagaaaactgaaatgaaaaatggtgaaaattggaaggtcagttttgcatttttgccttaagtttttatttattttatactccTAAGCTTCATTTaagagttcataagggaatggaatagaatggaataatcataagggaatgaaaatgaatagaatggaatgtatttaagcaaaagaaaagaatgaaatggaatgaaattaagtaaccttaagtggatattttaaaataaatgaatgaaaataaatagaatGTAAGTTATCTTATATAGGAATAATAtagagggaatgaaatgaaatcattttatgataatattactattagacccatatattaaaataaagagttgaatatataagagtattttggaagttttggtaaaaaattcattaaatctaatttcattccctcttatttttcccaattttagggagaatgaaaatttgagattttaagggaaTAAAAAGGAATGAGtattctctcctatttattccatttcctcccacttaaactcccaaataaggaaatgaatttttctttccctctattaaaactcccaaacaagggaaggaaagaatattctaaaattatttttttatttttttccattccatttca
The sequence above is drawn from the Quercus robur chromosome 7, dhQueRobu3.1, whole genome shotgun sequence genome and encodes:
- the LOC126692950 gene encoding polygalacturonase inhibitor-like gives rise to the protein MGSASRPLLSLLCFNLLISSTFSELCNPQDKKVLLQIKQAFNNPYVLTSWKTNTDCCTDWCCVTCDSTSHRINSLTITADNQLSGQIPPEVGDLPYLETLEFHKQPNVTGTIQPAIVNLKHLNFLGLSWLNLTGPIPDFVSKLKNLTSIDFSFNQLSGSIPPSLSELPKLG
- the LOC126691219 gene encoding polygalacturonase inhibitor-like, translated to MDFGSIDLSRNKLEGDASVVFGSSKTTEIVDLSRNLLEFNLSKVVLPKSLTSLDLNHNKIFGGLPVELTKLNLQYLNVSYNRLCGQIPVGGKLQSFDYSNYFHNRCLCGSPLPSCK
- the LOC126691220 gene encoding uncharacterized protein LOC126691220, which gives rise to MKIETPNSSSSSSVAKVKISNKKSKTKKIDRVETSLKESSRDLSLIKFKSGAVVALVFFIVFGLLNSLFEGKVVAKLPFKPFGIIMKMSHRGLHGDDVIDCSMPFLF